DNA from Pseudodesulfovibrio senegalensis:
CGGTTTCCAAGCTGCATCCCGCGGCGGACATACGGACCGTGCACGAGCAGGCCGGACAGCTGGATTTCGGCGAGAATTACGTGCAGGAAGCCACGGCCAAGCAGGATGAGCTTTCCGGACTCGACCTGCGCTGGCATTTCATCGGCGGACTGCAGAGCAACAAGGCCAAATATGTGGCCGGGCGCTTTGCGCTTGTGCACAGCGTGGATTCGGCCAAGCTGGCCGCCATGCTGGACAAGAAGGCCCGCTCGCTGGGCGTGGTGCAGGATATCCTGCTGCAGGTCAACATTGCCGGGGAAGAACAGAAGTCCGGCGTGGCCGAAGACGGCCTGAACCGGCTGGCCGACGAAGTGGCGGCCATGGACGGATTGCGCATGCAGGGACTCATGACCATGCCTCCGTTTTTCAACGACCCGGAGCGCGCGCGGCCTGTTTTTGCGGAGCTGCGCAGGCTGCGCGAACGGCTTTCGGCCCGCATGGGGCTGGGGCTGCCGCATCTGTCCATGGGCATGACCGGCGATTTCGTGCCCGCTGTCGAGGAAGGAGCAACCCTGGTCCGCATCGGAACC
Protein-coding regions in this window:
- a CDS encoding YggS family pyridoxal phosphate-dependent enzyme; amino-acid sequence: MSEQELAGRMIRVRDEVAEAAEKCGRSASDVQVVAVSKLHPAADIRTVHEQAGQLDFGENYVQEATAKQDELSGLDLRWHFIGGLQSNKAKYVAGRFALVHSVDSAKLAAMLDKKARSLGVVQDILLQVNIAGEEQKSGVAEDGLNRLADEVAAMDGLRMQGLMTMPPFFNDPERARPVFAELRRLRERLSARMGLGLPHLSMGMTGDFVPAVEEGATLVRIGTRIFGARPQK